One Balnearium lithotrophicum genomic region harbors:
- a CDS encoding NifB/NifX family molybdenum-iron cluster-binding protein — protein sequence MKIAIPVDENKHPLNVFGPAPYFLIFNTETNESYLIKNVYSCGGCSSGCEEGKNAADLLKENDVDVLLIGEISRPPLLKLLSKGITVYRLPKGIENIDKAIQSLKEGKTEIVYLSSV from the coding sequence ATGAAAATTGCCATTCCTGTAGATGAAAACAAACATCCTCTAAATGTCTTTGGTCCTGCACCTTACTTTTTAATTTTTAACACAGAGACTAATGAGAGTTACTTAATTAAAAATGTCTACTCCTGTGGGGGGTGTTCAAGTGGATGCGAGGAAGGAAAGAATGCTGCCGATTTACTCAAGGAAAACGATGTGGATGTCCTCCTGATAGGGGAGATTTCCCGTCCTCCTCTACTTAAACTACTCTCAAAGGGAATTACTGTTTACAGGCTGCCTAAGGGAATTGAGAATATTGACAAAGCAATTCAAAGTCTTAAGGAAGGTAAGACCGAGATAGTTTATTTAAGTTCAGTTTAA
- a CDS encoding class II fructose-bisphosphate aldolase, with protein sequence MRKLSYEEILNTVDGTVEIKEDSVSVKDEEKIREVIDNLIYTAVFGGDREKELSRWLIRAIALDLGIVPSSIHDLYTKGMAKEELPFWFTVPAMNIRGMTYDVMRQIFKTAVEKEVGAFILEIAKSEIGYTDQRPAEYTACVLAAAIKEGFRGPVFIQGDHFQFNAKKYSENPENELENIKKLTKEAIEADFYNIDIDPSTLVDYSKPTLKEQQFHNYINTAKMTAFIREIEPEGVTVSVGGEIGHIGGKNSTPEEFEAFMEGYLEELKKYGENIPHISKISVQTGTEHGGIPLPDGRVAEVKLDFSVLERIGEVARKKYSMAGAVQHGASTLPDELFHKFPEVKTAEIHLATGFQNIIYDYLPEDFKEEIYNWLKTELKNEWKEGWTEQQFIYKTRKKAFGKFKKEFWDLPESVKAPMMEALKNKFNFLFEQLNVFNTKDVVDKYIKPVKINKKKPE encoded by the coding sequence ATGAGAAAGCTCTCTTACGAGGAAATTTTAAATACTGTTGATGGAACGGTAGAAATCAAGGAGGACAGTGTTTCTGTTAAAGATGAGGAAAAGATAAGAGAGGTTATTGATAACCTTATCTACACTGCCGTTTTTGGAGGAGACAGGGAAAAAGAACTCTCCCGTTGGCTGATAAGAGCCATTGCCTTAGACCTTGGAATAGTTCCCTCCTCAATCCACGACCTTTACACAAAGGGAATGGCAAAGGAGGAACTCCCGTTCTGGTTTACCGTTCCTGCAATGAACATAAGAGGAATGACTTACGACGTCATGAGACAGATTTTTAAAACTGCAGTGGAAAAGGAAGTTGGGGCGTTTATTCTTGAGATTGCTAAGTCAGAAATAGGCTATACAGACCAAAGACCTGCAGAGTATACTGCCTGTGTATTAGCAGCAGCAATAAAAGAAGGATTCCGAGGTCCGGTCTTTATTCAGGGAGACCACTTCCAGTTTAACGCGAAAAAGTATTCGGAGAACCCTGAAAATGAACTTGAAAATATAAAGAAACTAACAAAGGAAGCTATAGAAGCGGATTTCTACAACATAGACATAGACCCATCAACGTTAGTTGACTACAGCAAACCAACGTTGAAGGAACAGCAGTTCCACAACTACATAAACACTGCAAAAATGACGGCCTTCATAAGGGAAATAGAACCTGAAGGAGTTACGGTTTCCGTTGGAGGAGAAATAGGCCATATCGGAGGTAAAAACTCAACTCCTGAGGAGTTTGAGGCATTCATGGAAGGATACTTAGAGGAACTCAAAAAGTACGGTGAGAACATTCCTCACATAAGCAAAATTTCCGTTCAGACAGGAACTGAGCACGGAGGAATTCCCCTTCCAGATGGTAGAGTTGCGGAAGTGAAGTTGGACTTTTCTGTTTTAGAGAGAATCGGAGAGGTAGCAAGAAAGAAATACTCAATGGCTGGCGCAGTTCAGCATGGAGCTTCTACACTTCCGGATGAGCTCTTCCACAAGTTTCCAGAGGTGAAAACTGCTGAAATTCACCTTGCAACCGGTTTTCAAAACATAATCTACGATTATTTACCGGAGGACTTTAAGGAAGAAATCTACAACTGGTTGAAAACAGAGCTAAAAAACGAGTGGAAGGAAGGATGGACAGAACAGCAGTTTATCTATAAAACAAGGAAAAAGGCTTTTGGTAAGTTTAAGAAAGAGTTTTGGGACTTGCCAGAGAGTGTAAAAGCTCCAATGATGGAGGCTTTGAAGAACAAGTTTAACTTCCTATTTGAGCAGCTTAACGTCTTTAATACAAAAGATGTAGTTGACAAGTACATTAAGCCCGTAAAAATAAACAAGAAAAAGCCTGAATAA
- a CDS encoding septal ring lytic transglycosylase RlpA family protein has protein sequence MKRVSFLVFLLLALNLFSCGERRGIVVYPTYKHHYRSCKYTYRVKGKTYCVRRSSKGFVQIGIASWYGPGFHGSRTASGEIYNMYKLTAAHKTLPLGTYVKVINLENGRSVVVKVNDRGPFVRGRIIDLSYAAAKKLGMLKKGTAKVKIIALGKRVDHKFEPENYEVGRFYVQIGAFKNKFYAYRFRWTVSRKHRVKVRVVKLKGYYRVLAGPVSTYSKALSLKKRLRKEGLKGSFIINL, from the coding sequence ATGAAGAGAGTTTCTTTTTTAGTTTTTCTCCTTCTTGCATTGAACCTTTTTAGTTGTGGGGAGAGAAGGGGGATTGTTGTATATCCAACATACAAACACCACTATAGAAGCTGCAAGTATACGTACAGAGTTAAAGGAAAAACTTACTGCGTAAGGAGGAGTTCTAAAGGATTCGTCCAGATAGGTATAGCCTCGTGGTACGGACCGGGATTTCACGGAAGCAGAACGGCAAGTGGTGAAATATACAACATGTACAAGTTAACGGCAGCCCATAAAACCCTTCCGTTAGGAACGTACGTAAAGGTAATAAACCTTGAAAACGGAAGGAGCGTAGTAGTAAAGGTCAACGATAGGGGTCCCTTTGTCAGAGGAAGGATAATCGACCTTTCCTATGCTGCAGCTAAAAAACTCGGAATGTTAAAGAAGGGAACTGCGAAAGTTAAGATAATTGCCCTTGGAAAGAGGGTAGACCACAAATTTGAACCTGAAAACTATGAAGTTGGAAGGTTTTACGTTCAAATTGGTGCATTTAAGAATAAGTTTTACGCCTACAGGTTCAGATGGACAGTTTCAAGAAAACATAGAGTTAAGGTAAGAGTAGTAAAATTGAAAGGTTACTACAGGGTCTTAGCAGGACCTGTTAGTACTTACTCTAAAGCTTTAAGCTTGAAGAAGAGACTTAGAAAGGAGGGATTAAAGGGGTCTTTCATTATCAACCTATAG